One Candidatus Nitrososphaera evergladensis SR1 genomic window carries:
- a CDS encoding DUF1326 domain-containing protein, with the protein MSTTTSQAASQSSVSEIPKWQMKANYVEACNCDHGCPCNFNGFPTYGFCRALVLYAIKSGSYYGNVKLDGIDVVMAASWPKAIHEGNGTAQLYISKDTTQEQRDAILKIFSGQAKGEGPFTIFASTFKYLLEPQFVDIKKNIDGKKSTFSVPSVLDVQVETFKNPVTGEEQDTQIHLPKGFIWKLGHAAKSKLMKISTPSLNFDDSGQNVIVSEVEYKGP; encoded by the coding sequence ATGTCGACAACAACATCACAGGCCGCCTCGCAATCCTCTGTCTCTGAAATTCCAAAATGGCAAATGAAAGCGAACTATGTTGAAGCATGCAACTGTGATCACGGCTGTCCGTGCAACTTCAACGGCTTTCCAACGTATGGATTTTGCAGGGCGCTTGTACTTTATGCAATCAAATCTGGAAGCTACTATGGAAACGTAAAGCTAGACGGAATAGACGTAGTTATGGCGGCATCTTGGCCAAAAGCCATCCATGAAGGCAATGGTACTGCACAGCTGTACATATCAAAAGACACAACGCAAGAACAAAGAGATGCCATCCTGAAGATATTCTCTGGCCAAGCAAAGGGCGAGGGTCCATTTACAATATTCGCCTCAACGTTCAAGTACCTTCTTGAGCCCCAGTTCGTAGATATCAAGAAGAACATCGATGGAAAAAAGAGTACTTTCTCTGTTCCTAGCGTATTGGATGTTCAAGTTGAAACGTTCAAAAATCCGGTAACTGGAGAGGAGCAAGATACGCAAATACACCTTCCAAAGGGGTTCATATGGAAGCTTGGGCACGCTGCCAAGTCAAAGCTGATGAAGATCTCTACTCCAAGCCTCAACTTTGACGATTCTGGACAGAATGTGATTGTTTCGGAAGTAGAATACAAGGGTCCCTGA
- a CDS encoding class I SAM-dependent methyltransferase: MGRWSRLLAPCLAQFAEIPNSGGKILDAGCGVGALAFAIAEFRPLCHVVGIDTSKEYVSYAESRNNYSDRVHFEIGDVQNLAFPDAAFDNSLSMLVLNFIPNAPRALSEMKRVTKPGGQVVAAVWDYGGVMEMLRVFWDAAVAVDSTASRLDERHMPLCRAGELSELCKSAALDNIHENSHWKSR; this comes from the coding sequence ATGGGTAGGTGGAGCCGCCTGCTTGCGCCATGCTTGGCACAATTTGCAGAGATTCCCAATAGTGGCGGCAAGATCCTTGATGCTGGTTGTGGCGTAGGTGCTCTGGCTTTCGCCATCGCCGAATTCAGGCCCCTCTGCCATGTAGTGGGCATAGACACTTCAAAGGAATACGTCAGCTACGCCGAATCTCGCAACAATTACTCTGACAGGGTTCACTTTGAAATCGGTGACGTACAGAACCTTGCCTTTCCGGATGCGGCATTTGACAATAGCCTTTCCATGCTCGTGCTCAACTTCATCCCAAATGCACCCCGGGCGCTCTCTGAAATGAAGAGGGTAACAAAACCCGGAGGGCAGGTTGTCGCGGCGGTATGGGATTATGGTGGCGTCATGGAGATGCTGCGAGTGTTTTGGGATGCCGCAGTAGCTGTGGACTCGACCGCTAGCAGGCTAGATGAAAGGCACATGCCGCTGTGCCGCGCCGGTGAGCTCTCTGAGCTATGCAAGTCTGCTGCACTTGATAATATACACGAGAACAGTCACTGGAAGTCGAGATGA
- a CDS encoding cation:proton antiporter, whose amino-acid sequence MVAEGSAFIHVIITIGVLLFAAKIFAELFARFKLPIVLGELTAGIIVGPFALGAIPVFNGEPLVVLDETVKHIGEISAIVILFIAGLEITPREFLRGGAAAFTVGSLGVIVPFFVGFYVFEAYGLSALESMLIATALTATSIAITIQVLTELGRMRSKEARLILGAAIVDDILAIATLSVVTTMVQTGNTTPDIVEIALLIMKILGLFAALLIGAIFLIPKLLHTERLWKSKGSIEGVTTAAFFGAAGLAAFVGLSPIVGAFAVGMAVASTRVIHRMEEYVDKLQIIFAPLFFAIIGAQVDLRGANVNVLYLSAILVAVAIITKLVGTGLPSILFLKKDRSKAMRVGIGMISRGEVGLIVAGVGVSAGAITGDVYTSVIIMVAATTIITPLWLKAAYKKVPPEKAPSSAKTATKDDAPSP is encoded by the coding sequence ATGGTAGCAGAGGGGTCAGCGTTTATTCATGTGATTATCACGATTGGCGTACTTCTGTTTGCTGCAAAAATATTTGCAGAACTCTTTGCCAGATTCAAGCTGCCAATAGTTCTTGGCGAGCTGACTGCTGGGATCATTGTAGGCCCTTTTGCCTTGGGCGCAATTCCTGTTTTTAATGGCGAGCCTCTGGTAGTTCTTGATGAAACCGTCAAGCATATTGGAGAGATTTCTGCCATTGTAATCCTGTTCATTGCGGGGCTAGAGATAACTCCAAGAGAGTTTCTCAGAGGAGGTGCTGCGGCATTTACTGTTGGCTCGCTTGGTGTGATTGTGCCATTCTTTGTGGGGTTCTATGTTTTTGAGGCGTATGGACTATCAGCGCTAGAGTCCATGCTTATAGCTACTGCCCTCACTGCTACCAGCATTGCAATCACTATTCAGGTATTGACGGAATTGGGAAGGATGCGATCAAAAGAGGCCCGGTTGATACTAGGCGCGGCCATAGTCGACGATATTCTAGCGATCGCAACACTATCAGTGGTGACTACGATGGTGCAGACGGGCAACACCACTCCTGACATAGTAGAGATTGCGCTCCTGATAATGAAGATTCTGGGATTGTTTGCCGCCCTTCTCATAGGTGCGATATTTCTCATCCCAAAGCTGCTTCACACAGAGAGGCTATGGAAGTCAAAGGGAAGCATCGAAGGCGTAACCACTGCCGCATTCTTTGGAGCCGCTGGACTTGCCGCATTTGTTGGGTTGTCGCCTATCGTTGGCGCGTTTGCAGTTGGAATGGCAGTTGCAAGTACCAGAGTAATCCACCGAATGGAAGAGTATGTGGACAAGCTTCAGATCATTTTCGCTCCACTTTTCTTTGCAATTATTGGCGCCCAAGTCGATTTAAGGGGAGCAAACGTTAACGTGTTGTATCTGTCTGCAATTCTAGTTGCGGTGGCCATAATTACAAAACTTGTTGGCACCGGCCTGCCGTCCATTCTATTCCTCAAGAAGGACAGAAGCAAGGCAATGAGAGTTGGAATTGGCATGATATCTAGGGGAGAAGTGGGTTTGATAGTTGCGGGTGTTGGTGTGTCAGCAGGAGCCATAACAGGCGACGTATATACTTCAGTCATCATCATGGTAGCAGCTACCACCATCATAACGCCACTGTGGCTAAAGGCAGCCTACAAGAAAGTACCGCCAGAAAAAGCGCCATCTTCCGCGAAGACCGCCACCAAGGATGACGCTCCTAGCCCTTAG
- a CDS encoding MarR family transcriptional regulator, translating to MVLDAISKDIRDVARIAEATKFDKADVELIVNDLLAHQLVSLSERRKLFRRTSTQTRITKIGSRLLYKKRHELDLGAKALRACYYNSDRKTMESLMDDNRVWIPTMIFSGIMSAALFASMMSFMGMAMNPTEAAMVEDSIAGSEQKTGDNNNIADAQTTDGESQTASADTGADDIAATG from the coding sequence ATGGTACTTGATGCAATTTCAAAGGACATAAGAGACGTCGCCAGGATTGCAGAAGCAACCAAATTTGACAAGGCCGACGTAGAATTGATTGTAAACGACCTCCTTGCGCACCAACTTGTTAGCTTGTCAGAAAGGAGGAAATTGTTTAGGAGAACGAGCACTCAAACAAGAATTACCAAGATTGGAAGCAGGCTTCTTTACAAAAAGAGGCATGAGCTTGATCTCGGGGCAAAGGCTCTGCGAGCATGCTATTACAATAGTGACAGAAAGACAATGGAGTCACTTATGGACGACAACCGTGTTTGGATACCTACGATGATATTCTCCGGCATAATGAGTGCAGCGCTCTTTGCGTCAATGATGTCCTTTATGGGGATGGCAATGAATCCCACTGAAGCGGCGATGGTTGAAGATAGTATAGCAGGTAGTGAACAGAAAACTGGTGACAATAACAACATTGCGGATGCGCAAACTACTGATGGAGAGAGTCAAACTGCTTCAGCTGATACTGGCGCGGACGACATTGCCGCGACCGGTTAG
- a CDS encoding TerC family protein, which produces MLPDGNYYYYILWLVFGLFVGAALAIDLGVISKMRFRRKESTSSSKIPDQENCPVQEEIGTNITFRRALHWTIAWISLAGVFALIIYLGRGYGSLLEFVSAYTLEKSLSVDNMFVFAIIFSSLAIPHKYQHKVLFLGILGAISMRIPLILAGTTLLENFHWMLYVFGGLLLVTALRMALQRREKETIDIKRNVAVRLLRRLVPITSTLREDKFLFRSTRGVLYATPMLVALVVVELTDLIFAMDSIPAVLAITTDPFIVITSNIFAILGLRSLYFLLAGLMDRFYYLKPALIALLVLVGAKMLFSDFYKIPIEASLAAIFAILGSAVGLSIAKTRIGDKNALKNKQQSDKDNKR; this is translated from the coding sequence TTGCTTCCTGATGGCAATTACTATTACTACATTCTCTGGCTGGTATTTGGCCTCTTCGTTGGAGCAGCGTTGGCTATAGACCTTGGAGTAATAAGCAAAATGCGGTTCAGAAGAAAGGAGTCAACATCCTCTTCCAAAATTCCAGACCAAGAGAATTGTCCAGTCCAAGAGGAAATTGGAACAAATATTACTTTCAGGCGGGCCTTGCATTGGACAATTGCTTGGATATCGCTTGCCGGAGTATTTGCTCTGATCATCTACCTCGGCAGAGGATATGGTAGTCTCCTCGAATTTGTAAGTGCATACACTCTTGAAAAGTCACTGAGTGTCGATAACATGTTTGTCTTTGCAATTATATTTTCTTCTCTTGCAATACCTCATAAATATCAGCACAAAGTGCTCTTTCTAGGTATCCTTGGCGCCATCTCCATGAGAATTCCGCTCATTCTTGCAGGAACAACTTTGCTCGAAAACTTTCACTGGATGTTGTACGTGTTTGGTGGGTTGTTGCTCGTCACCGCGTTGCGGATGGCGCTTCAGAGAAGAGAAAAGGAAACAATTGACATCAAGAGAAATGTTGCGGTAAGGCTCCTGAGGAGACTAGTGCCCATAACCTCGACACTACGGGAGGACAAATTTCTTTTTCGCTCGACGCGGGGCGTCCTCTATGCGACTCCGATGCTTGTGGCTCTCGTAGTTGTCGAGCTAACCGACCTAATATTTGCTATGGATTCTATTCCTGCAGTCCTGGCTATTACTACCGATCCATTCATAGTGATAACCTCAAACATATTTGCAATACTTGGCTTGAGAAGTCTCTATTTTCTGCTTGCCGGACTTATGGACAGGTTTTACTATCTAAAGCCGGCCCTCATTGCGTTGCTAGTTCTGGTGGGTGCAAAGATGCTGTTCTCAGATTTCTACAAGATTCCAATCGAAGCCTCTTTGGCTGCGATATTTGCAATACTTGGCTCTGCCGTAGGATTGTCAATTGCTAAAACGAGGATTGGCGACAAAAATGCTCTTAAAAATAAGCAACAGTCTGACAAAGATAATAAAAGATGA
- a CDS encoding PepSY domain-containing protein, with the protein MSAATWKETIINTTSSNAYAQIATTEPDEKQAASSAVATVSTTGSVNATQAAIDFLNENLNPTLVDATDLAEDQVVNGTVIGGRLDVVQGHLVYNVTVVDSDNEVMYEVDIDPNTGRVLTTSAVGAPFGILFTTENDLMIEFLSQNLMQPG; encoded by the coding sequence TTGAGCGCTGCCACCTGGAAAGAGACAATTATCAATACCACATCATCGAACGCATATGCGCAGATCGCAACAACCGAACCCGATGAAAAGCAAGCAGCCTCAAGTGCTGTGGCCACCGTATCTACTACAGGTTCTGTAAATGCCACCCAGGCGGCAATAGACTTTTTGAATGAAAATCTTAATCCAACACTTGTGGATGCAACAGACTTAGCAGAAGATCAGGTTGTTAACGGTACAGTGATCGGAGGCCGGTTGGACGTAGTGCAGGGCCACTTGGTGTACAATGTCACGGTGGTCGACTCAGACAATGAAGTAATGTATGAGGTAGACATAGATCCAAACACCGGAAGAGTCCTTACTACTTCTGCCGTTGGAGCGCCTTTTGGAATTCTTTTTACGACTGAAAATGATTTAATGATTGAATTTTTGAGCCAGAACTTAATGCAACCTGGTTGA
- a CDS encoding prohibitin family protein codes for MDVRTQKTSEVAASASKDLQDVRTEVALNYHLNPDSAQIVYQQLGFGYAERVISPAIQESVKQVTARFNAEELITKRETVKTEIEEQIKQRLAIYNIVVETISITEFKFSEQFTKAVESKVEAEQRALQASNELRRIQIEAQQAEAKAIGEQKANVARAEGIRQSNILHAEGESQAIQIIDQKLRESPSYLEWLKTQKWDGKLPFVVGGGDGGATPFIQIPTGGSASATDEDGGGEGAIQNATRTS; via the coding sequence ATGGATGTAAGGACTCAAAAAACAAGCGAAGTTGCAGCCTCGGCATCGAAGGATCTTCAAGATGTCCGAACTGAAGTCGCTCTCAACTACCACTTGAATCCAGATAGCGCACAAATAGTCTACCAGCAGCTTGGATTTGGCTATGCAGAGCGAGTCATAAGCCCTGCAATTCAAGAGTCTGTCAAGCAGGTTACAGCCCGGTTTAATGCAGAAGAACTTATCACAAAGAGGGAGACTGTCAAGACTGAGATTGAAGAGCAGATCAAGCAGAGGCTGGCCATCTACAACATCGTCGTTGAAACGATATCAATCACAGAATTCAAGTTCTCAGAGCAGTTCACAAAGGCCGTAGAATCAAAAGTCGAGGCTGAGCAGCGCGCTTTACAGGCGTCAAACGAGCTGCGTAGAATCCAGATAGAAGCCCAGCAGGCAGAGGCAAAGGCCATCGGCGAGCAAAAAGCCAACGTTGCTCGCGCAGAAGGCATAAGACAGTCAAACATCCTTCATGCCGAGGGAGAGTCACAGGCAATACAGATAATCGACCAGAAATTACGCGAGAGCCCAAGCTACCTGGAATGGCTCAAGACCCAAAAGTGGGACGGTAAACTGCCATTTGTAGTGGGAGGAGGAGATGGAGGAGCAACGCCTTTCATCCAGATACCAACTGGCGGCAGCGCTTCCGCCACAGATGAAGATGGTGGAGGAGAAGGAGCAATACAAAACGCAACGAGGACATCTTAG
- a CDS encoding SLC13 family permease, with amino-acid sequence MTANFAAKEGMLGKLGLVSGPLLFIILAAFFPFPDEVTFEQRVVLGATAWMVAWWISEALPIYVTALLPIVLFPLFGVTDLGDTAARYADRIIFLFLGGFIIAKAVEKTGLHTRFALNILRIFGTNPKYVVAAFVIVTGFLSAWLSNTATAMLMVPIAAAVIALIDDEKQRARFGVCLMLAVAYSASLGGMATLVGTPPNAVFASLSKSILDTDVTFSQWMVVGMPVSAVSLFVAWAYLVNLGAGTKLDAKSMPSSSIAGEKSLITKKLAELGKMSRDEKMVAAVFLATAIAWVSRGLLWKDLVPMVDDSMIAIAAAVSLFLIPAAASSNCSAASQGDRKKKEEANSNDGNMHLPPSSTSSPSAAASPNPKKHSRAIAVAVLDWESAAKIPWGVLILIGGGLALAHAFSESGLDVRIATSLGSLGGMNYIVIILVIVAVTIFSSEFISNTASAALIIPVAASLASSLSMDPILLMASVAVATSYGFVMPVGTPPNAIVFATGHITAKRMARAGLPLDVIGIVLVTVMTSLLAPLAWGK; translated from the coding sequence ATGACTGCTAATTTTGCAGCCAAGGAAGGAATGCTTGGCAAGCTCGGTCTTGTCTCAGGACCTCTGCTTTTTATTATATTGGCGGCATTCTTCCCTTTTCCAGATGAAGTAACATTTGAACAGAGAGTAGTTCTTGGCGCTACAGCCTGGATGGTCGCTTGGTGGATATCTGAGGCACTTCCGATATATGTGACTGCGCTGCTCCCCATAGTCTTATTTCCATTATTTGGCGTAACGGATCTGGGAGATACGGCGGCAAGATATGCTGACAGAATCATCTTCCTCTTTCTTGGCGGCTTTATCATAGCAAAGGCGGTAGAAAAAACAGGCCTGCATACAAGGTTTGCCCTCAACATCCTTCGGATTTTTGGGACAAACCCAAAATACGTCGTTGCGGCCTTTGTCATAGTCACCGGCTTTCTTAGTGCATGGTTGAGCAACACTGCCACCGCGATGCTTATGGTCCCAATAGCGGCAGCGGTGATAGCTCTGATAGACGACGAAAAACAAAGAGCAAGATTTGGCGTGTGCCTGATGCTTGCAGTCGCGTATTCTGCCAGCCTCGGCGGCATGGCTACCCTTGTAGGTACGCCTCCAAACGCTGTTTTTGCATCCCTTTCAAAATCAATTCTCGATACTGACGTGACATTTTCCCAGTGGATGGTAGTTGGGATGCCAGTAAGTGCCGTCTCGCTCTTTGTTGCCTGGGCTTACCTTGTCAATCTTGGTGCTGGCACCAAGCTTGACGCAAAGAGCATGCCGTCATCATCGATTGCAGGTGAAAAGTCGCTGATAACCAAAAAGCTGGCAGAGCTGGGCAAGATGAGCAGGGATGAAAAGATGGTAGCAGCTGTTTTTCTTGCCACTGCAATTGCATGGGTCAGCCGTGGATTATTATGGAAAGACCTCGTTCCGATGGTAGATGATTCGATGATAGCCATCGCTGCTGCGGTAAGTTTGTTCCTTATCCCTGCAGCTGCTTCTTCTAATTGCTCTGCGGCAAGTCAAGGTGACCGAAAAAAGAAAGAAGAAGCAAATTCAAACGATGGCAATATGCATCTTCCCCCATCTTCGACTTCCTCACCATCAGCTGCTGCCTCTCCTAATCCAAAAAAACATTCAAGAGCAATAGCAGTAGCAGTCCTTGACTGGGAGTCTGCTGCCAAGATTCCATGGGGTGTTCTAATTCTGATTGGCGGCGGACTTGCACTTGCCCATGCCTTTTCAGAATCTGGACTTGATGTAAGGATAGCCACATCACTAGGCTCGCTGGGTGGCATGAACTATATCGTGATAATCCTTGTCATCGTTGCGGTAACAATATTTTCGAGTGAATTTATAAGCAATACAGCATCAGCAGCGCTCATCATCCCTGTGGCAGCTTCGCTTGCCTCGTCGCTGTCTATGGACCCAATTCTGCTGATGGCTTCCGTAGCGGTTGCCACAAGTTATGGGTTTGTCATGCCAGTTGGGACTCCTCCAAACGCAATTGTCTTTGCAACGGGGCATATTACTGCCAAAAGGATGGCCCGGGCAGGTCTTCCTCTTGACGTCATTGGGATAGTCTTGGTTACGGTAATGACGAGCTTGCTGGCGCCTCTCGCATGGGGAAAATGA
- a CDS encoding universal stress protein, whose protein sequence is MPYDGSEPSEKALGYAADLARSVKENSPQVFLLYVVPEIHLPPSLDYGMKISYVKSSREYLKELYQGMKEAAVEMLADKKMALEETLEAAAGANAVKTLVRVGNPVEQILTVAKDNDVDLIIIGSGRLTGIRRITSLGSVARAVSERSMCPVMLVH, encoded by the coding sequence TTGCCTTATGATGGCTCCGAGCCCTCCGAAAAAGCTCTTGGATATGCCGCTGACTTAGCCCGTTCTGTGAAAGAAAATAGTCCTCAAGTTTTTCTTTTGTATGTAGTTCCAGAAATACATCTTCCTCCGAGTCTCGATTATGGTATGAAAATCTCATATGTGAAATCGTCAAGAGAGTACCTAAAGGAATTGTACCAGGGAATGAAAGAGGCAGCGGTAGAAATGCTCGCCGATAAGAAAATGGCTCTCGAAGAAACGCTCGAAGCTGCTGCAGGGGCAAATGCAGTAAAAACTCTGGTAAGAGTTGGTAATCCTGTCGAGCAAATTCTAACCGTAGCAAAAGACAATGACGTAGACCTGATAATAATAGGGAGTGGTAGATTAACAGGCATTCGCCGCATCACATCGCTTGGAAGTGTGGCAAGAGCTGTGTCAGAAAGATCTATGTGTCCCGTTATGTTAGTTCACTAG
- a CDS encoding slipin family protein, whose amino-acid sequence MSTSQLSSLSASSPSLSPSLILEQLALPELIGIGIVVIIFLVVVASSIRIIREYERAIVFRLGRLIGAKGPGLIILIPFIDRALKVDLRVITLDVPKQKIITLDNVTVDVDAVVYLRVSDPSNAVVKVNNYLMASSLLSQTTLRDLIGQTSFDDLLSRREDLNKRMQEILDTATDPWGVKVSSVAIRDVSLPENMHRAIAKQAEAEREKRGRIIIAEGELIAAEKMALAADYYTKNIAALRLRELQTWAEVAREKNMIVVTAGGSGAVGANSGSGDNQRDLGSLLGIIKERTPVAEQVDAERIREIAREELASIISERGGEGERRRPQETKGRTGRNKNHNDNNIINDRTVNSDDLSEG is encoded by the coding sequence ATGAGCACCTCTCAATTATCCTCATTGTCCGCGTCGTCCCCCTCTCTGTCTCCCTCGCTAATTCTAGAGCAGCTGGCTCTTCCGGAGTTAATTGGAATAGGCATTGTAGTGATAATATTCCTTGTCGTTGTGGCGTCGTCCATCCGGATTATTAGAGAATATGAAAGGGCCATAGTCTTTAGGCTTGGTAGATTAATTGGAGCAAAAGGACCTGGACTGATAATACTCATACCATTCATAGATAGGGCCCTAAAGGTGGACCTGAGAGTTATCACCCTCGATGTCCCCAAGCAAAAGATAATCACTCTTGACAACGTAACGGTTGACGTCGACGCTGTGGTTTATCTGCGTGTAAGCGATCCCAGCAACGCGGTAGTTAAAGTCAACAACTACCTGATGGCGTCAAGCCTGCTTTCTCAAACCACTCTCAGGGACCTTATTGGGCAAACCAGCTTTGACGACCTCCTCTCTAGAAGGGAAGATCTGAACAAGAGGATGCAAGAAATTCTTGATACAGCAACCGATCCTTGGGGTGTAAAAGTAAGCTCTGTGGCAATAAGGGATGTTTCACTGCCTGAGAACATGCACAGGGCAATTGCAAAGCAGGCCGAAGCTGAAAGGGAAAAGAGAGGTAGAATAATCATTGCAGAGGGAGAACTCATTGCAGCAGAAAAAATGGCTCTGGCTGCTGATTATTATACAAAGAATATCGCGGCTCTGAGGCTACGGGAGCTTCAGACATGGGCGGAAGTGGCAAGAGAAAAGAACATGATAGTAGTAACAGCCGGTGGTAGTGGAGCAGTAGGAGCAAATAGTGGCAGCGGTGACAACCAACGCGATCTCGGTTCTCTGCTTGGCATAATCAAAGAAAGAACACCTGTCGCCGAACAAGTCGACGCCGAAAGGATAAGGGAGATCGCAAGAGAAGAGCTAGCCTCTATAATTAGCGAGAGGGGCGGCGAAGGAGAACGTCGCCGTCCTCAAGAAACTAAGGGGCGGACGGGGCGAAACAAAAATCATAATGATAATAATATCATAAACGACCGTACTGTAAATTCAGATGACTTGAGTGAGGGTTGA
- a CDS encoding NfeD family protein, translating into MVYCCSISLSPGISSPITIVHAQEATSSSSSPRERQILWVDVKDIISSATADHISSAISRASDSREEVDDKSSSSNFSAVIIALDTPGGSVDATFKIIESIQSSKVPVIGYVYPQGKSAWSAGTIILLATDYAAMAPFTTIGSAQPVAGGIPVNDTKIVNAITEKIVTLAQLHNRNVTQATRFVTHNDNLTPEAAMKNHVIEAIARDPEELLQKANNSTVMTLAGPKLLDTPFSNSHIVVHEPSLRVSLVDILSNPLLSTTLFTIGFFALIYGLTSPGFGSEIAGAAMIILALIGQGFDINWAAFALLAIGAGLIAYELYSPGFGAMGIGGIVLLVVGSTLMITQPVRPLLISEHRMSELVLISATITAPLGVFFALITYKAWRAKTQAPLPFVLQSQTGVTVEAISSTKPGFVIVGGEYWRARTEEGSGIEIGKGQNVRVVRKDSDLLIIEPFKEEKEEKEKREGKDP; encoded by the coding sequence GTGGTATACTGCTGCTCAATCTCGCTGTCGCCTGGCATTTCTTCTCCTATTACCATAGTGCATGCCCAAGAGGCGACCAGCTCCTCATCCTCTCCAAGGGAGCGACAAATACTCTGGGTCGACGTTAAGGACATTATCTCATCTGCTACCGCAGATCATATCTCGTCTGCGATAAGCCGTGCTTCAGACTCGCGTGAGGAGGTGGACGACAAGAGTAGCAGCAGCAATTTTTCTGCTGTCATCATTGCCTTGGATACACCTGGCGGTTCAGTCGATGCGACTTTCAAGATTATAGAAAGCATACAATCCTCCAAAGTCCCTGTAATAGGATACGTCTACCCTCAAGGAAAAAGCGCGTGGTCGGCAGGAACGATAATCCTTCTTGCCACAGATTATGCGGCCATGGCGCCCTTTACCACCATAGGTTCTGCTCAGCCAGTGGCCGGCGGAATCCCCGTAAATGATACAAAGATTGTCAATGCGATAACAGAAAAGATAGTCACCCTTGCCCAGCTACACAACAGAAATGTAACTCAGGCTACTCGGTTCGTAACACATAACGACAATCTCACACCTGAAGCAGCCATGAAAAACCATGTTATCGAAGCCATAGCAAGGGATCCGGAAGAACTACTTCAGAAAGCAAACAATTCCACCGTGATGACCCTCGCAGGTCCAAAACTTTTGGATACTCCTTTCAGCAATTCACACATTGTCGTTCACGAGCCGAGCCTTCGAGTTTCTCTGGTCGACATCCTTTCAAATCCTCTCCTTTCCACTACCCTCTTTACAATCGGGTTTTTTGCACTGATCTATGGTCTCACATCTCCAGGCTTTGGAAGTGAAATAGCCGGCGCCGCGATGATAATTCTTGCGCTCATTGGTCAGGGTTTTGACATCAACTGGGCAGCTTTTGCGCTGCTGGCGATAGGAGCCGGCCTTATTGCATACGAACTTTACTCGCCCGGATTTGGCGCGATGGGAATTGGCGGCATTGTACTTCTCGTTGTAGGATCCACTCTCATGATCACCCAGCCAGTGCGGCCGCTACTGATAAGCGAACATCGAATGTCTGAACTTGTCCTAATATCTGCGACAATCACTGCTCCGCTTGGAGTCTTTTTTGCGCTGATAACGTACAAGGCATGGAGGGCAAAAACGCAGGCACCTTTGCCGTTCGTACTTCAGAGCCAAACAGGAGTTACAGTTGAAGCTATATCTAGCACCAAGCCCGGCTTTGTGATTGTAGGTGGGGAATACTGGAGGGCCAGAACCGAAGAGGGTAGTGGAATTGAAATAGGAAAAGGCCAGAATGTGAGGGTGGTAAGAAAAGATTCAGATCTATTGATCATCGAGCCATTCAAAGAAGAAAAAGAAGAAAAGGAGAAACGGGAAGGAAAAGACCCCTAG
- a CDS encoding universal stress protein — MPYDGSKPSDNAIRQALELAKSLKGDVRVLAS, encoded by the coding sequence GTGCCCTATGATGGCTCAAAGCCTTCAGACAATGCAATCAGACAGGCGTTAGAGCTTGCTAAATCACTTAAGGGCGACGTGCGCGTGTTAGCGAGCTAG